The Musa acuminata AAA Group cultivar baxijiao chromosome BXJ2-2, Cavendish_Baxijiao_AAA, whole genome shotgun sequence genome contains the following window.
TTCATGAAGTTGTAATTGAAAGATCACTTCTTCAGTCATCTCATGATAGGAAACTTTTGGCGCTGGATATTTTGCTTCTTATTCTCCCAAAATTGCCTGTATCTTGCATTAAGGTTGTCCTATCTAACAAGCTTGTCCATTGCCTGATGGACGTTCTCTCCAACAAAGATTCCTGGTTGTACAGTGCGGCTCAGCATTTTCTGAAGGAGTTACtagacttggttggagatgatAATGATCGGTGTGTTTCAGTCATTACATCCTTACAGAAACACAGCAGTGGTATATTTGATAGTATTTCCAGGACACAGACAGTGAAAAATTTGGTTGCTAAATTTAATACGGTTCCAGGCTGTTTGCTGTTTGTGCAGGATTTGATTAGTTTGTTTGTGGATGAAGGACCTATTACAGATGAACCATCAGATCAAAGTCAGACTACAgatgaaaattctgatttatgcTCTTCAGAGGATAAAGAAACTCTTGCTTCTGGGAATATCGATTCCCTGAAGAATTGGGTTATAGATACCATGCCTCGTGTTTTAAAAAATCTAAAGTTGGATTCTATTGCAAAGTCTTGGCCACATACAGAAATTGTGAAACATATAGAAGCGAAGTTTCGAGTGCAGACAGAAATTACAAAATTTTTAGCAGTTCAGGGTTTGTTCTCTGCATCTCTAGGCACTGAAGTAACTTCATTTGAGTTGCAAGAGAAGTTTAAATGGCCAAAGGCTGCTATATCTAGTTCTCTATGCAGGATGTGTATCGAGCAGCTTCAGTCCTTATTAGAAGATGCACAGAGAGGGGAAAGTTCACATGCATCAACTGGCATTGAGTTTAATGACCTTGGTTCTTATTTTGTGTGTCTGTTAAACACTTTGTACAACATTCCTTCAGTTTCACTTTATAGGACCTTGACCAGTGAAGACGAGAAGGCATTTAAAAAGCTGCTATCAATGGAATCTAGACTTTCTCAAGAGGTACTTGTATTCCttttcataaaaaaaggggatccGAGTGCACGTCTAGGGAGAGAATGCTTTTTTCCCACTTATTGCATCTAATAAAATGAAATGAATGGTGGCAGTTTTCAAATTGTTTGGCAGTAATTGGTTTAATAGTGTACATATTCATCCAAGGCTGAAGAAACACTACTTAGTTGACAGTTAAATGTTGGTAGATTTTTGATAGATTTTATTATCACTACAGCTTAGTAAATTAGAAAAATTAAGGGGACACTTATACAGTAAAAATGGTAGCAAAAATGCATCCAGTTCATAGAAATTCTTTGAAGGGGATTTCTAGATGTTTGGCATATATGCTACCTTTGATTTTAATTTATCAAGCATGGCTACTAAAAAATTGTTAGTGTTAGTAACCGTTATCTATCATTTAAATTCTTAAAATTGAAGATGTGAAGGTTATGAATAACCCCAATCAGCATGAAGTGGGTGGTTATGGGTGTGggcttatattttagcaagtgacaAGGTTTAAAGAAGATAATAGCATGAATAGTGTCATATTTGTTGATACACGCAGAACATTTCATGATAAATGGGATCAGGATTCCAAATATTATGAGGTTATTATTCCAGATGCTATGAATTGTGATAACTATGAAGCTTTGAATTATGGAGATTCTCACTATATAAAGGAGAATCTAAGCTATTCTAGATCCTTTGCAAAAAAGGTATATTATATGTATTATAGGAAAAGTAGCCATTAAATGTTTGATAAGTTGCACCTGAGAGTCTAATTTTATTtgttaatcctctttttgttctaTGACTGTGTTATTACTTTTGTTGAACGAACAGACATCTTCCCTTAACATTAGGTATAGTAGTTTGCACTGGTTGTTATATGGTAGAGATACTTGGTAATGTCTGTCCAGATCCTTTTTTTGCGACTAAAGGAAAAATAAGATATGATTTTGCGAAATCCATCACATTAGTGTGTCAACTGTTCAATGTTTATATATCTGATTCATGCCATACAAGACCCATTCATCTTAAATCTTATTTAAATCCCTGTCAACTGTATCTCTGATATATGACCATTTCCATGATTGAACAAACTAGGTTAAGACTTGGTAGCTgcttatatgtatgcatatatatctgATTTCATATTTGCTGTTCTAAGTGAATACAGATTTGGTTTTTTGTAACAGGTAATCCATTATGGTCTTCTTTTGTCCCTACTTGTATGCTACTTTATGTATATCAATTGATTTTGCAGATTAAGTTCTGAAGTATTATTCCATACAAAAGTATTGTAGAACATGGTATATTCATTTGTCCTCTTGTTAGCACATGATAATCTATTAACATAATTTTATGAGTGCAACTGGCGGTTCATGTAGAGATATCTTTTTTCAATTGGTGGTTCATGTTGGTAAAATATTTCTGCACGCTATCAATTACAGGAAAGGAAAATAAGGCCTGGCCTAGATGCAAACAAATTGCATGCATTTCGCTATCTGCTAATCCAGTTGCTGTTGCAAGTACTCGTCCGTCCAGGAGAGTTCTCTGAAGTTGCATTGGAGTTAACTATATGTTGCAAGAAGGCTTTTCCTGCTGCTGCTGATGACGGCTCTTCAGAAGATGAAGAATATGATGGTAACGATGTGCCAGAATTTATGGATGTGTTGGTGGACAATTTACTTTCACTTCTGCCGCAGTCATCCAGTCCATTATGTTTTGCTGTTGAACAGGTAAGTTGAACAGAATTAAATGCATTTATAGTTGCTGGTCTGGCTGATGGATGTGTAGTAGCAGAATGTTCTTGGAGtacttttttaaattaaaaaagcaATAACTCGTCAATAAGGCTTTTTTCTTCCTATGCAAAATGTAGACTTCTCTCTTATGAAACTAAAGTTGGATAGTGTTTTCTTGAGTTATTGGTTGATAGTATATGTGGATATAGTAATTAGTCAATACATGTTCTCATCTTCTACTAATATTACACGCTGTACCTTGTTCTGCAGGTTTTCAAGTCTTTCTGTGATGATATTACTGATGCCGGACTCCTTCAAATGTTGCGAGTTGTAAAGAAGGATTTGAAGGGTCCTCGTCACCCAACGGCAAGCAGTTATGgagatgaagaagatgatgatgatgattttctTGGAATCGAAGAAGCAGAGGAGGCTGATGAAGTTGGGACTGATGACACAGTTGATAGTGATGGCCATGCTGATGGTGCTGATGAATTGCTTAGACCTGAGGAAACTGATGACAAAGTTGCCAAGAAAGATGTGGATATTATGGGGACAGAGATAGTCAAGGCAATTGATAAAGTTACCAAGAACGAGGAACTTTCAGCTTCTGATGATTCTGATGATGACATGGATGATGATGCGATGTTTCGTATGGATTCTTATATTGCAAGGATATTCAAGGAACGGAAAATTTCTGGCAGTGACAGTGCTCAATCACAGCTTATACCTTTCAAACTTCGTGTTCTCTCACTTCTAGAGATTTATCTGCAGAAAAATCCAGGTAGTTTATTGAGTCTTTCTGGGGTCACCTACTATTCTTGCTCAAAGAAAATCTGGATTTGATCTTTGGCTTTGCACATTGCTTGCCAAGCCTGGGATATATTGAGCTGGACCTTTGGTATAAATCTTTGGCTAACATTTAAGCCTGGGCCAGACATCTAGTCAGGCCTAGGCATGTTAACATTCCGTTATCATCCTTGTCTCTATTATTCAAGCCTGCatgtccttcctcctcctcctcttctctctctctctctctctctctctctctcactctctctctctctctctgttttcgTCTGTGTTTCATACATGTGCTTCCCTGTTTCAAGGGACATATATCTAAAAAATTGCATATAGAATTATCTTTTTTTGAATGAACATGCCTCTTTagtatatttattttctaacttTGGACAATAAATGATTATTTGAAGCAGGTAAACCTCAGGTCTTGATGGTTTATTCTTACTTGGCTCAAGCTTATGTGAATTCACATATGACTGAGGGTGGGGAGCCTCTCAAACAACGCATTGGGGGAATTGTGCAGAAGAAAGTATTTAAAGCAAAGGACTACCCAAAAAGTGACGACATACAGCTTCATAGTCTTGAAATCTTGTTGGAGAAGAGTCTAAAATCAGCATCACGTTCACGGTATAAAACCGTATCTTCTTTTGCTCAAACCTCCACGTTTTGGTTGTTAAAAGTCATGCATTCACGGGACTTGTCAAAATCTGAACTTGAGAGTGTGGCCAATGATTTTCAAAACGTATTGGTTGACTACTTCAGTAATAAGAAGTCTCGACTGAAAGCTGGCTTCATCAAAGAGGTTATTAGAAGGCATTCGTGGCTTGGGCTTCTGCTCTTTGGCTTCCTTTTGGAGAAGTGTGGGACTGCAAAATCAGAATTTCGACAAATTGAGGCCCTAGATGTCATAGATTGTATTATTAAAACGTGTATTCCAACTGGCAAAGGAGAGAAAGATCAAGATGACTCGAGTAGAGCTAAATTTTTAAAGAAAAACTTGCCAGCGATCTGTGAGCTGATGGAAAAGCTGTTGACCAAGATGCCAGAAAAGCAATCACGACGTGCAGAAGTGCGGCGGTTTTGCAGTCGGATCTTGAACACAGTCTCAATGCTTAACCTGAACAAGGCTTTTCTTAAGGTTCTGAAGCCAGATGCACGCGTCCTTTGTGAGCATCAACTTGGAGAGGCATTTCATCCCTTTAAGAGTTCTAGTTAAGTGAAGTGCTTGCAAGCCATTCAATTAGATGGTGAAAGGAGGTATCAAAACTCATTCTCGGAAGTGCTCATCTTGAAAAGTTTTCTGCACCCTCAAAGTTATAATCAAGAAATGCATATGTAAATATTATGTGCTTTCTGATCAGCTTATTGTGCTTGTTTAATTTACAATGTTGAATTACTTTAGGTACTTAGGCTTCTACCGGATGCGGCTGAAATCATCTGGAGGCCATTCAAGATGGGGTCCTAAAGCTTCAATGCAAGTGATTGTGGAGGAAGTCGGTATGTTTGCTGCTGAAACCATTGTTCAAATTGGATTCTTTGAAAGTGGCCGTTTATTCATCAGTTTTGCAGTTTTGGGAAGGATGTGATGGAACACTTCCCAATGTATTTGTGAGATTAGTAAAAGAGAAATCGAAAGAAACAATTTCACCCAACAGCCCTAAAGCGATAGTTTTACAACCCTATATAACGTTGTTCTTTGTGAAacatatatatttgtttttgAGTCAAGTAGGATAGTGTTTGCCGTGTAAAATTTGTGCAAGGAACTAATTCTGCATGCCTTGCTAGAATACTTAAATGTTTTGGTCAATTTGCTTGTGCTGATGCTCGAAATACTCATTCGTAGTGGTATGACCATTGTTCATCTTTGGAATCAGATATGCGTGCTTCCTTCTATCATGCCAAAGCCCTTATCCTTCAATTAGTTAATACAGCAACCAAAATGGGTTCTATCTTTTTGCCAAGCATGCGGTCCTAATGGTTGGTAAAGCGGTTGTGTGTTTCTTCCCTATCATTATAGACTTCATAATTAAGAGAACAAATTCTTGGATTTAATTACTAAATAGTGGTTGTTGATGATGACTTTAATTAATCATGCAACTTGCAAGTCTCTATATATCACCATACCTCATCAAACAAATATAGTTTTTGGGGAGGCGAAAACATGCTGAATATAAATGTGAAATGtgtaacaaaaatatatatttttttttcttgaattatgcaaatgGTTTTAAACATCAAGAAGAATTTTTTGTCTTTTATTATTATGCAAATGTGACGAGCCGATCTGCTAGCCGCTGGCCGTTTCCTGTTTCCCCGTTTCTGATCGCGACGCACACCGACAGCCCCGTTTCGATATCTTCCCAAACGGTCCTCCCTCTTCGTCTTCGTTTCCTACTTCGTCGCCCTCCGTTCGGATGAGAATAACCCTAATACGATCGAGAATGGAAACCTAGCTTGGATCCCCCGATGCCCCTTCGATCCCCGGCCTCCATCTTGTCTGTGACCCTTGGCCGCCGTTCCTGGGTTATGGCCATGGAAAAATGGCTGTTCCGCCTCATCTCCGTCTCCTTCGTCTCCGTGCTGCTTTTCCTCTCCGCCATCTCCGGCTTCACGGCGTCCTATGCTTTCCACGCCCGCCGGCCCGCCCCCA
Protein-coding sequences here:
- the LOC135586583 gene encoding rDNA transcriptional regulator pol5-like, coding for MSSKKRPSMSQEPLDSENNDSVEEVSVETDTEFEKGETFNAKTAASAAPGSMNIMERRKKRKELDKARHRLDAEKEQPKAKMPSEGAPLADTQSVPSMVAANQPGLHVNVFRDLASADSSVREAAAESLVVELSVVQKAYEKQRGKGEEDGALQLEAEKDDGLEDCAPSLRYAIRRLIRGVSSSRECARQGFALGLAAVVGTIPTIKLNSVMKLITDLLDVSSSMKGQEAKDYLLGRLFAYGSLVRSGRIVKDWSTNTDTSVIKDFMSHIISLAGKKRYLSEPAVSIILDMVDKLPSQALSIEVLKASGVHDWFKRAAEVGDPDALYLALKLQEKIQVDDEVFGKLLPHPFTSENFFGRDHLLYLADCFKESSFCLPRVHSLWPVMVNLLTLDMTTHSEDVAVRSTSVKKQKRNRKGSSFEDIAKNIRCFHEVVIERSLLQSSHDRKLLALDILLLILPKLPVSCIKVVLSNKLVHCLMDVLSNKDSWLYSAAQHFLKELLDLVGDDNDRCVSVITSLQKHSSGIFDSISRTQTVKNLVAKFNTVPGCLLFVQDLISLFVDEGPITDEPSDQSQTTDENSDLCSSEDKETLASGNIDSLKNWVIDTMPRVLKNLKLDSIAKSWPHTEIVKHIEAKFRVQTEITKFLAVQGLFSASLGTEVTSFELQEKFKWPKAAISSSLCRMCIEQLQSLLEDAQRGESSHASTGIEFNDLGSYFVCLLNTLYNIPSVSLYRTLTSEDEKAFKKLLSMESRLSQEERKIRPGLDANKLHAFRYLLIQLLLQVLVRPGEFSEVALELTICCKKAFPAAADDGSSEDEEYDGNDVPEFMDVLVDNLLSLLPQSSSPLCFAVEQVFKSFCDDITDAGLLQMLRVVKKDLKGPRHPTASSYGDEEDDDDDFLGIEEAEEADEVGTDDTVDSDGHADGADELLRPEETDDKVAKKDVDIMGTEIVKAIDKVTKNEELSASDDSDDDMDDDAMFRMDSYIARIFKERKISGSDSAQSQLIPFKLRVLSLLEIYLQKNPGKPQVLMVYSYLAQAYVNSHMTEGGEPLKQRIGGIVQKKVFKAKDYPKSDDIQLHSLEILLEKSLKSASRSRYKTVSSFAQTSTFWLLKVMHSRDLSKSELESVANDFQNVLVDYFSNKKSRLKAGFIKEVIRRHSWLGLLLFGFLLEKCGTAKSEFRQIEALDVIDCIIKTCIPTGKGEKDQDDSSRAKFLKKNLPAICELMEKLLTKMPEKQSRRAEVRRFCSRILNTVSMLNLNKAFLKVLKPDARVLCEHQLGEAFHPFKSSS